The following are encoded together in the Syngnathus typhle isolate RoL2023-S1 ecotype Sweden linkage group LG5, RoL_Styp_1.0, whole genome shotgun sequence genome:
- the pheta1 gene encoding sesquipedalian-1: MKLNERSVAHYATCDSPPDKTGFLFKKGERNTAYHRRWFVLKGNMLFYFEERDGREPIGLIVLEGCTVELCESAEEFAFAVKFDCARARVYKMAADSQAAMESWVKALSRASFDYMRLVVKELERQLEEIREAGGGVPQSRPRSFKRVSKSRSSSSSSSLSTSSSCSGQKNHQEEGQLMSGGPKENGVAWSKAQPGLANGSSEAANSCVAWEGGADGASANGARAPPVPPRRRGASLESPFSPGTGCFSKLHDWYGLEVEELRAQWLQSQ, from the coding sequence ATGAAGCTGAACGAACGCAGCGTGGCCCACTACGCCACGTGTGACTCGCCGCCCGACAAGACGGGCTTCCTGTTCAAGAAGGGCGAGCGCAACACGGCTTACCATCGCCGCTGGTTCGTCCTAAAAGGCAACATGCTCTTCTACTTCGAGGAGCGCGACGGCCGCGAGCCCATCGGCCTCATCGTCCTAGAGGGCTGCACCGTGGAGCTCTGTGAGTCGGCCGAGGAGTTCGCTTTCGCCGTCAAGTTCGACTGCGCTCGGGCTCGCGTGTACAAGATGGCGGCCGACAGCCAGGCGGCCATGGAGTCCTGGGTCAAAGCGTTGTCGCGGGCCAGCTTTGACTACATGAGGCTGGTGGTCAAGGAGCTGGAGAGGCAGTTGGAAGAGATCCGAGAGGCGGGCGGCGGAGTCCCACAAAGCAGGCCCAGGTCATTCAAGCGAGTGTCCAAATCAcgatcgtcgtcgtcgtcgtcgtccttgTCGACGTCGTCCTCCTGCTCTGGACAGAAGAACCACCAGGAGGAGGGCCAGCTCATGTCCGGAGGTCCCAAGGAGAACGGCGTGGCCTGGAGCAAAGCGCAACCCGGCTTGGCTAACGGTTCCTCTGAGGCAGCTAACTCCTGTGTAGCCTGGGAGGGCGGGGCGGACGGGGCGAGTGCCAATGGGGCCAGGGCTCCCCCGGTGCCCCCTAGAAGAAGAGGAGCATCTCTGGAGAGCCCCTTCTCACCCGGCACCGGATGTTTCTCCAAGCTCCACGACTGGTACGGACTCGAGGTGGAGGAACTGAGGGCCCAGTGGCTGCAGAGTCAGTGA